The genomic window GCAATatagatgttcctcaaaaaattaaaaatagaattatcatataatccaataatcccactactaggtattgactgagagaaaaaaaacactaatttgcaaagatacatgtgcccctatgtttattgtagcattatttacaatagccaagatatggaagcaacccaaatgtccatccatagaagaatggataaagaaaatgcagtgtatataaataaaagggaatattacttagccataaaaagatcttatgctaaatgaaaaaatcagAGTAAGACATATACTATAcaatatcactcatatgtggaatttaagaaacaaaacaaatgaacaaagagaaaaagacaaaaaaacagactcttaaatacagagaacaaactggtggttgccagaagggaggtggttgGAAGGATGAAGAAAATAGATAAGGGGGATTAAAGTATACTTAATTATGATGAACATTGAGTAATGTGTAGACCTGtttaatcattatattgtacaccttaaattaaaATAGCACCATATGTTAATTCTGGTTCAATTTATGTTCACTCAAATATCTGTACATAAATTTTCATGGAAGTTTACTCAGAATACCTCAAAACTGGAACCAGCCCGGATGTCCATGTACCATGGAATGTGACccatcaataaaaaggaacaaattattgaTCCCCTTAAAAACTTGGATAATTCTCCACAGCCTGAGTGTAAAAGCCAATTCCAAGAGGTTTTATATGGTATGAaccatttatatatcatttttgaaatgacaaaatttgaCAAAATGACAGGAGTGATTTACTTGGCCATAAGATTCCCTAAACTATCTTGGCTTCTGTCATTTTTGAGGcatatttattcagcatttccCCTACTCTGAGAGCTGTCCTATAGACTTTtaatatatctgatttttttgCTTAAGTCAGCCAAGATAGGTTTCTATTGCCTAAAACCTTAGAATTCTGATGGAcacacagaggcagaggcagattGCTactctgctcttaaaaaaatgtcagtgaaGTCCTGAGTCAACATCTGCAAGGATCTCTTTTCTTACCCTCTTGATATTTCTCTCCTATATTCACTCTCTGGATATTTAACGTTTGTTCTAATCAGCTTTGCAATTTTAGACTTAGTCTTCCAACAGTGACTGTGGCTTGATTGAAGATGAAGATAAGATCTGCACAATGCTATTACTGTGTTAGATATCATTTCCCCTAGTGTACTGAACGTGAAACCTTGGACCAGTCACTTCTCCTCTCTGGGacttattgttttcatttgtaggATTCCATATTTACCTTCTCGAGAAGTTCTTGAGACGCTCCAATAGTCTCAACACTCTGgcatttgttctctttttcaaaCATTCTGCACTTACTCCCAAAAAGGAACTTTGTTAGATTTACTGCTTCCTGTGTTTGGAACATGGTTCCTCTTGGCTTCATATCATGCAGGTGTCTGCTGAAGTGCTGCTTCGTCAGACATGATGCCTTGAGTACCCTATTTAAGTGTTGTGCCACATTCTTGACCCTCTGAACCACTCTGGTCACTCTCCGTCATGTCACCTTGTTTTACTACCTTCATACTATTGTCACTCTCTGAAATTGTCACAATTATTTggttacatgtttattttcttgcccCCTCTGATAAAGGGAGCTCTCTGTGAGAGCAAGGGCATTTTCTGTGATCTTCATTAATTCCTCTATGTTGTGTGAGCACAGGGACTGCTTTCAATGGTCTTCTACAGATTCCAGGCCTATGTTCAGAGGCTAAGTTGTAAACCTTCCTATGAAATCCCTCTCAAAAACTTGTTTCCTTTGACTTGCAAGATTCCTAAAATAAGACCTAGATTTTTAAGCTTTGCACACTGTCTCAGAACAGAGAATtagaagaaattgaaggtgacattttcttcattccttccgcCTTAAAACCCAGGGcagtttacttacattttttccctccagaaaaattttttagagagaaatgtGACTTTCTGTTTACTGATGAGATCTTCCTCTTAGGATACTTACTATCATTATGAACAATCCAAACTGgtaaaggaaaagtagaaataattggaaataatacatgatagaaaatataagaaaaatccaACAAAGAGAAATTCTAATTTACATTTAGAATaagtaacattttcaaaattatttctggtgtattttttcctagtttcaagcttttatttaaatcctCATTATTTAACCTAtagtgttagtttcaggagtaaaatttagtgatccatcactaaatatttatttaaatatttatccatCATAaatatgtaacacccagtgctcataacaagtgccctccttaatacccatcacacatttaacACATCCTCCTCCCCCAATCATTTATCCTCCAGTAACCCATATATGccagaaatcatatggtatttgtctctctgactgatttatttcagttaACACTCTACCTCTACcaacgttgttgcaaatggcaagatctgattctttttgatgtctgagtaatgtgtaccacatcttctttatccattcatcggttgatggacacgGGCTCTTTTCAATAATTTAgctcttgttgataatgctgttataaacattggaatgtatgtgcccctttgaatcagtatttttgtatcctttggataaatatgtagTTGTGCAATTCTTGGCTCATAGggttgttatatttttaactttttgagtaaactccatactgttttccagaatggctgcacagTTTGTACTCCCATGAACAGTGCGGAAGTGTTCccctttgcatcctcaccaacatctgtttcctatgttgttaattttagctattctgacaggtgtaaggtgatatctcattgaacTTCTGATTTatacttccctgatgataagtgatgctatcttttcatgtgcccatttgtcatctgtatgtcttcttttgaaaacaatgtctattcatgtcttctgcctatttcttaactggattttttgtttcttgggcaatgagtttgataaattctttatatgtttggatactaaccctttatctgaaatgtcacttgcaaatatcttctctaattCCAAAGGTTATCTTTTAGTCTTGTTAATtatttcttcactgtgcagatactttttatcttgacgaaattccaatagttcatattttgttttgtttcccttgcctcagaagatgTATTAGTAAGtagttgctatggctgatatcaAAGAAGTTGCTACCCATgttgttctctaggattttgatggtttcatgtctcacctttaggtcttttgtgcattttgaatttgtttttgtgtattgtgtaagtggtttagtttaattcttctgcagGTTGCTCtcaagttttcccaacatttgttgaagagactttttttttccattggatactcatttcagctttgtcaaagtttagttgaGCATATAGCTGTTAGTCCAattctggttttctcttctgttccattaatctatgtgtcagtttttgtaccagcaccatactgtctgtatcaccacagctttgtaatataacttgaagatgaattgtgatgcctcccactttgcttttccCTCTCAGGTCCTTTAGCTATTCAGggcatttgtggttccataaaaaagTTAGGATTGTCTGTTCcagctctatgaaaaatgctgttggtattttgttatgaattgcattaaatgtgtagattgctttgggtagtatagacatttcaacaatatttgttcttccaatccatgaacatggaatgtttttccatttctttgtgccctcTTCAGTTTCATTCATAGCTTTATAgtttattctatagttttcagactgCAGACGTTTTACcattttggttaggtttattcctaggttttatgggttttggtgcagttgtaaatggaattgattccttaatttctcttccttctgcgtctttattgatgtatagaaatgcaatcactttttgtacattgattttgtatcatgcgaccttactgaattcatgtaacagttctagcaattttttgatgCAGACTTTCGGTTTtgtatatagagtatcatgtcatccgtAAATAGTGAAACTTTGATTTCTTCCTcaccaatttggataccttttatttctttgtgtagtcCAATTGCTGAGGCTAGAATTTCCATActttgttaaataacaatggtgagagtggacatccctgtattgTTACTAACCATACAGgaaaagctttaaatttttccCCACTTAGGATACTACTAGCTGTGGGTCTaccgtatatggcctttatgatattgaggggTGTTCCATCTATCCTTACTTTGCTGAGGGCTTTTaccaagaatggatgttgtactttgtcaaatgtatCTCTGTATCAATTGAAAGTATCATAtggttctcttcctttcttttgttaatatggGGTATCATGTGGATAAGTTTGCAAATTTTAAATAACGCTTTCCACTtatgaataaatcccacttgatcatggtgaatgtttattttagtgtACTGTTGGATTAGATTTGCTAGtttttttgttaagaattttcgcatccatgttcatcagggatattggcttgtaattccCTTTTGCAgtagggtctttggttttggaatcaaggtaactATGGTCTTGTAGACAGagattggaagttttccttccatttctatttcttggaacagtttgaaagaataggtattaactctcctttaaatatttggtagaattctcctgggaagccatctggctctggacttctgcttgttgagagatttttgattactgattcaatttctttgctggttattggtctgttcaagttttctatttcttcctgtttcagttttggtagattatatgtttctagaaatctatccatttcttccagattgcccagttcaTTGGCgtagaatttttcataatatcgTCTCATAAGCATTTGTATTttatggtgttggttgttattcctcctctttcatttgtgattttatttatttgggtccttacTTTTTGTTAAGTCGGGTTAAGCGTttctcaattttatgttttttttttaaagaacctactccttgtttcattgatcttttctattattttttactttctatatcatttatttctactcaaactttattatttcctttctcctgctggctttaggcttcagttgtttttctttttatagcccCCTTAGGTGTAAGTTTATGTTgcatatttgagattttattgctttataatataggcctgtattgcttCCCTCTTATAGCTGATTTTGCTGTATCCCTAAGATTTTGGACTGCCATGtttcattatcatttgtttccatgtatttttaaaaattattctttaatttcctgcttgacccatccattctttagtagaacattctttaacctccatgtacttgtggtcttcccaaatttttcttattgttgacttcaagtttcatagcgctGCGGTTAGAATATATTCATGGACCTCATGAATCTCAATCTTTTCGAATTTATTGAGGCCTGATTTTTTAcctatgtgatctattctgaagaatgtcccctgtacacttgaaaagaatcgTTTCTCTTTAGGATAAAATTTCTATATGTTAAGGTCTAATGAGTCATTcaagcctttgtttctttgttgattttctgcttagataatcTGTCCCAATGCTGTAAGgaggggtgttaaaatcccctattattatggtattattctGAATGAgttactttagttttctttttgttttacctATTTGTGTGCTCTCAAGTtgaaggcataaatatttacaattgttaggtcctCTTGCTgcatagacccctttattatgatacagtgctcttcatctcttgttacagtctttgagTTAAAATCTCACTGGTTTGATATAACTATTGCtaatctggttttcttttgacatccatttgcatgataaatgtttctccatcccctcacattCCGTCTGtggtgtctttaggtctagaATGAGtgttgtaggtagcatatagatgggttttgtttattatattgcttgttttgtcattatttttgagatttttctgttcttttctagtctGCTTTTGGTCTTTACCACTAAAAGAATCCCCTttcatatttcttgcagggctgatttagtggtcacaaactactttcatttttctttgtctggaaaactctttatctctgcttctattctgaatgatagccttgctagataaagtATTCTTGACTGAAGATTTTTTCCATTTAGCACATTTAATATATCGTGCCATTCCATTTTTGCCTGCTAAGTTTCAATAgagagatctgctgctaacctgaTTTGTGTTCCCTTGTAAGGGACTCATGTCTtattgcttttaggatttttggtttacctttatattttacaaatttatctATGCTATGTCTTAGTGtttgcctgcttttgttgatttttaagggCGTTCGCTGTGCCTCCTctatttggatgtctgtttccttcctctgattagagaagtatttcttcaaatgaaacttctacctctttttccctttcttctttcctaagactcctgtgatacaaatgttattacactttatgGAGTCACTAAGTTCCCTTTTCTGAATTTGTgttctaatgtttttctttttctcttcttttcaacttcattattttctataattttatcctctatatcacttattcattcctctgcacCTTCTGTCCTTGTGGTCATAACatctgttatgcccagaattcgtgatccccaaagactaCCAGGGAGCCAAGtgcgatgcaaaagcaaaagagcctttatccGAGCTAGcccgagctcaatcccctacctgcactgacgcAGCGGTGaaataccggggagagagagcgagtttcaaaaggacaaaggttttattggggcctaggggcagttggtgaggtaatggctatggcctcagccgattggctgaggaagggtccgagtcctgttaggcaggtgagggtgggggaggtgtgGTCAATgcgaaggacacagaacaagatggagttggccggcGTAGGCCTCCCCTTTCAGTCCCCACTTGTCATGTAGTTGagggacccaatcatgggactggttgcatttatggtgacaaggggaacagtTTGGAGGTTTATGCAAAGTTCTGGGAAgcaagtgtccctggggtggctctgggaagtCTGATTATTGTCCCCGAGCTGGagtctatgatctgccaggtgatgttttggggggcgtgggactcccggcagcatgagcaatgacaagcagagttaacagagttaccaacATTTGGTGGGTCGAAtgcgctgtagcttgagcttgagcgggtTGTTTTGGTCCCGACTGATGGCCCATCACGTGACGAAGTCCTTCTGGATCGAGGAGGGGTCTTCTGGCCGAACGttggtgtgatggacccaggttgcaatgccgtctactttgagagcggtgggggttgtcaacaccacgatgtagggtcccttccagcgcggcTCGAGGGTCTCTTGGTGGTGCCTCTTGACGTATACCCAGTCTCccggcctgtactgatgaggCGTCGGTGTCGGGCCAGCCTCATAGATGGCACGGAAGCGCAgccaaatgtcctcgtgcgccctctggagcccactcaaggaaagaaaacgttcttgatctttaaactcagcaataagTTCAGCTTGaaggctgggaataacagggggtggcctgccaaacatgatctcgtagggagtaaaacccagagtgtaaggagtgtttctaacccAGTAGAGGGCATACGGTaagagagtcacccagtccccgccagtctccatggttaatttggtaagggtctcttttagggttttattcattctttctacctgtcctgagctctggggcctataagcacaatgtaatttccagtttgcccccaccaccttggctactgcctgtgttacctacaagataaaagctggtccattgtctgatcctaccatggcaggaaaaccatacctgggcaagatgtcttctagtagcttcttagccaccgtctgagccgtttcatgcttggttgggtatgctTCCACCCAGACAgaggtgtctgtaaatactaaaagatatttataaccatactttcctggtttgacttcagtgaagtcgacttcccattgggctcccggtctggtgcctctgagcctggttccttttttatttgatgtggctctcgTGTGGGTGAGTTGGtaggtcttgcaggcagatacaacttgctctattttggtgtcctgttggtgaatcttgattctgGCATGTCGGATTAGgtcttttaattttcgggcccccatgtgagtagaccgatgcatgtgctctaatattgagactccgAGCTGGTCTGACAGCACaagctccttgttaggtgtataccaccatccctttatctcctgggccatggggagtttcttgatctgctgtaactcctcctgggagtatttgggctggtttggtaaaactgggtctcccgggtccggtagttgtatggtcatggtggggactgaagtaagggctactgccttggctgcctggtcagcctttcgattacctctagctactgggttatcagctttttggtgcccttggcagtggataatggctagcttggcaggaagccataaaGCTGTAAGCAGgttatctgcttattttttatagtccgtccttctgccgtcagtaaccccctctcctgataaattgccccatgaatatgagctgtggcaaatgcataacagctgtctgtgtagatgttaagccattttccagctcccagcatcagcgCCTTAGTGAGGGCTATGAGCTCTGCTTGCTGGGCTGATgttccggagggtagagcctccgccCATACGGTGTCCATTTCGGTGACCACTGCTGCACCCGCATACCTGTGTCCGtctcgcacaaagctgctgccatcagtgaaccaagtagcctcggcatcggggaggggccGGTCAGTCAGGTCCAtccggaatccatgtacttgttccaggattcccgcacagtcatgtagtggagcacctaggtcagggttgggcagcagggttgcaggattgagaactgcactggggtggaaccgcactcgtggagggttgagtaggaggctctggtaatgagtcatacGTGTATTGCTCATCTATCTATccggaggctgtttcaggaccccttcaatggcgtgtggggtcATGATCCAGATctgtcctagggtcagtttgtctgcatccttgactaggagtgctgtcgctgcaataattcttaggcatggcggccagccggcagccactggATCTAGTTTCTTAGACACGTAAGCCACTGGgcggttccaggggcctaaggcttgagttagaaccccttttgctattcccttatgttcgtctacaaagaggtggaagggcttcataatgtctggtaggcccaggcCTGGGGCAATTAAGAGGgtcttttttaactgattaaaggcagtttcttctttttcagcccatttaaatgttttcccctctttggtagcttcatataggggcctggcgatctcagcaaaacctggaacccagaggcggcagtagccagctgatcctaggaattccctcacttctcttcgggaggtgggagtagggatctttaggacagtttcttttctggcatctgataaccgccgctgtccgccctccaggatatatcccaggtaacttaccctctccctgcatatctgagccttcttcgcggatgcccggtaccctaaggcccccagggtagccagcaggtcctgggtccctcgctcacagtctttggccgtgttggcagcaatcaggatgtcatctacaTACTGtagaagggtgaggccagggtgctcccttctgtactcacccaggtcctcgtgtagtgcctcgtcgaagatggtgggtgaatttttgaatccctgaggtaaccgtgtccaggtgagttgcccactgtagccctcctccaGATCATGCCACTCAAAGGTGAAtaagggttggctctggggtgccagcagcagactgaagaaggcgtcctttaggtctagtacagtataccagaccctggagggtgccaaggagctcaagagagtatatgggttgggaacagttgggtgtatgtccgcgaccctcttatttacttcccggaggtcttctaccggtcggtagtcatttgtgtgaggctttttgaccagCAAtaagggggtgttccaggcagactggcaaggaactagtacccctaggcttcgtagtctccggatgtgtggctggatccccttccgggcctcctgagacatggggtattgtttgatccttaccagactctctcctggcttgagctctagcAGGACTGGGGTCCTATGAGTGGCTAGTCTCATCCCCCTtgtctctgcccaaaccgaggggaattcttgtagccatctgtctatattatcttctctcgggagcgcctcctgatggaggaggtattcatcctccagtttcatggtcaggacctggatgggatggcccttgccatcggtgacctgaggctccccttgtctgaaagttatctgagctccaatcttggtcagtaagtcccgtccTAACAGTTGGTAGGGGccttctggtattaccataaaggagtgggatacccggcccgtTCCCATATCTActgttcttcgggtagtccatgaatactggctcataccagttgccccttgtacccaggacttcttgctagctagttttccttgtggggtgcggaggaccaaatgttgtgctccggtgtcgACAAGGAAGTCAATAGGGGTCCCttccactttaagagttaccctgggttcggggagagggtccgaaccccgaCTCCCTTAATCACTcagttcatctagctctaggacttttactcgatcagtcttgtttcccttcccgccggccctttttggacaatctcgggcccaatgccctGTCTCCTTGCTGTATGCGCGctgatccttctgcagcctctgcttccccccctttgtggttcctttaccttttcttgtgTCATCTGCGAGCTGCCGGAGATGGCGGTCTCGTTCCTCAGAgaagtcagcagtggtagctagtagtattctggccaggtctcgagtctgcttactgctggcagccgccatggcacgagcctgcttgtcctcaggaggctcccggttattatataccttttcggctaccaccagtaagtcctgcagagttttttctcctagtctattttctgtaattttctcctaatgtctatggccgattggtttacaaaggccataacagctgccttgctttccggagcctctggatccatgggggtataggtacggaatgcctccatgatccgttctaaaaaggcagccggagattcatcttttccctgttgtacatttcctaccttggccaaattggttggctttctagcagccattcggagaccccccattagagtctggcggtagacccggagcctctccttaccttctgccgtgttgaaatcccactggggccgagttaaggggaaggaggcatctgagcctggttggtggtgggattcccgtctgcgcccggaactagttttcgggcctcattgaggattctttctctttcttcagttgtgaacaggacctgcaaaagctgctggcaatcgtcccacgtgggcgggctgatgggtaaaaagaacagtctaataaatcaataagccctgccaGTTTCttggaaaacttaggattctgagctttccaattgtagaggtcacgagtggcgaaaggccaatagtgatggggctgattcccctccgcatctgggggtccggtggctcgcaggggcagaatagtggagtctGTGGCAGAGGCGGactgctccctctgagccctttgtctggtaaagggtGGGCTTCCCACTGGAGGGTTTCCGCCTCCCGCTCTTGGAACAGCATCTGCCTCCCCCcgagggggaggatggtgttcttccggcatcctagaggggttataTGGGGGAGGacaaattaattcttcttcagtacccccctgtaggacagggtagaggggtgctgaaggctaggtaagacttttcttcttctttgtcccctgcaaagcaagaatgggttttggctccgGAGGGAGCTGGGCTAGGAAGagcttaagccaagagggtgggtcttctacaaggtcctgccaagtgataatgtaagggagctgatcaAGATGGCCCATCTTAGGCCGAAAGATGATACTCCTGACTCAGTGGATGGTCGAAGTTCCCctatgggagggagggagttccCCTCTGGGAGGTCGTAGTTCCCCTCTGGTGGCCAACCGACATTGAAAGTTGGCCACTCGCTAGAGCAAAAAAACTGCAACCGACCCTTTCggacttccacactgaggttgttagctcttcccctcacatccttaaaGTTATCAATCATAATAGAGGAGTAGTatgagtctgtcccataacgtccatccagtaagtccacagaacaaaacagagaaacacaaaaagaaacagaaggcccctagaaagtcttccaactccatggaagcaaaactgaaagctaccTTAGACATTTGAGGGGAATCCACAtccctccaaaaccgatgaggggattccacgtccctccaaagacGACGGCCTCACGCCGACCAGCGGGAGCGACCCACCTCGTCTCAGACATTTGTGATGATTCCACatccctccagaagggaggatcGGAACGTCTTCCAAAACTCCTggcccgtggtcctccagtgcgtccaATTAGACCGCATCAGGCACtaccagaattccagaaatgagctcacacagaaaagacagaacaaacagacaCTAACCATGGCCATTCAGGCTCTCCAGGTCGGGGGTCCCTCGGAGGTCTTGGGGATCCCGGGCTGAGCCCctaaatgttatgcccagaattcgtgatccccaaagaccaccagggagctgagtccaatgcaaaagaaaaagagcctttattcgagctagcccgagctcaatcccctacctgcaccgacgcagcggtgaaataccggggagagagagcgagtttcaaaaggacaaaggttttattggggactaggggcagttggtgaggtaatggctatggcctcagctgattggctagggaagggtccgagtcctgttaggcaggtgaggaggggggggttactcaaggggaggaggtgtggtcaaggtgaaggacacagaacaagatggagtcgtccggcgtaggcccgccctttcacatCCAGTTGGTTTGGAATCTcaattattgcattttttttcatcctgaccagtttttaggtcttttatctctataGTAATGGAATCCCTAGTGTCTTCAAttattttctcaagcccagctagtgtCCTTATGATCGTGTTTTACATTCTGTCAGGaatattacttatttctgttttgattagatccctaCCATGACCTTTTCTAGGTGTCTGTCTTCGTCTGTGTGTTTGCAAAGCCTGTATGGTTCATcttcctgagagtaatggctttataaaGGA from Panthera tigris isolate Pti1 chromosome E2, P.tigris_Pti1_mat1.1, whole genome shotgun sequence includes these protein-coding regions:
- the LOC122233995 gene encoding LOW QUALITY PROTEIN: uncharacterized protein LOC122233995 (The sequence of the model RefSeq protein was modified relative to this genomic sequence to represent the inferred CDS: inserted 4 bases in 4 codons; deleted 2 bases in 1 codon; substituted 4 bases at 4 genomic stop codons), with translation MGQTHTTPLXMIDNFKDVRGRANNLSVEVRKGRLQFFCSSEWPTFNVGWPPEGNYDTSTIHXVRSIIFRPKMGHLDQLPYIITWQDLVEDPPSWLKLFLAQLPPEPKPILALMPEEHHPPPRGEADAVPRAGGGNPPVGSPPFTRQRAQREQSASATDSTILPLRATGPPDAEGNQPHHYWPFATRDLYNWKAQNPKFSKKLAGLIDLLDCSFYPSPPTWDDCQQLLQVLFTTEERERILNEARKLVPGADGNPTXQPGSDASFPLTRPQWDFNTAEGKERLRVYRQTLMGGLRMAARKPTNLAKVGNVQQGKDESPAAFLERIMEAFRTYTPMDPEAPESKAAVMAFVNQSAIDIRRKLQKIXLGEKTLQDLLVVAEKVYNNREPPEDKQARAMAAASSKQTRDLARILLATTADFSEERDRHLRQLADDTRKGKGTTKGGKQRLQKDQRAYSKETGHWARDCPKRAGGKGNKTDRVKVLELDELSDXGSRGSDPLPEPRVTLKVEGTPIDFLVDTGAQHLVLRTPQGKLASKKSWVQGATGMSQYSWTTRRTVDMGTGRVSHSFMVIPEGPYQLLGRDLLTKIGAQITFRQGEPQVTDGKGHPIQVLTMKLEDEYLLHQEALPREDNIDRWLQEFPSVWAETRGMRLATHRTPVLLELKPGESLVRIKQYPMSQEARKGIQPHIRRLRSLGVLVPCQSAWNTPLLLVKKPHTNDYRPVEDLREVNKRVADIHPTVPNPYTLLSSLAPSRVWYTVLDLKDAFFSLLLAPQSQPLFTFEWHDLEEGYSGQLTWTRLPQGFKNSPTIFDEALHEDLGEYRREHPGLTLLQYVDDILIAANTAKDCERGTQDLLATLGALGYRASAKKAQICRERVSYLGYILEGGQRRLSDARKETVLKIPTPTSRREVREFLGSAGYCRLWVPGFAEIARPLYEATKEGKTFKWAEKEETAFNQLKKTLLIAPGLGLPDIMKPFHLFVDEHKGIAKGVLTQALGPWNRPVAYVSKKLDPVAAGWPPCLRIIAATALLVKDADKLTLGQIWIMTPHAIEGVLKQPPDRXMSNTRMTHYQSLLLNPPRVRFHPSAVLNPATLLPNPDLGAPLHDCAGILEQVHGFRMDLTDRPLPDAEATWFTDGSSFVRDGHRYAGAAVVTEMDTVWAEALPSGTSAQQAELIALTKALMLGAGKWLNIYTDSCYAFATAHIHGAIYQERGLLTAEGRTIKNKQXNLLTALWLPAKLAIIHCQGHQKADNPVARGNRKADQAAKAVALTSVPTMTIQLPDPGDPVLPNQPKYSQEELQQIKKLPMAQEIKGWWYTPNKELVLSDQLGVSILEHMHRSTHMGARKLKDLIRHARIKIHQQDTKIEQVVSACKTYQLTHTRATSNKKGTRLRGTRPGAQWEVDFTEVKPGKYGYKYLLVFTDTSVWVEAYPTKHETAQTVAKKLLEDILPRYGFPAMVGSDNGPAFILXVTQAVAKVVGANWKLHCAYRPQSSGQVERMNKTLKETLTKLTMETGGDWVTLLPYALYWVRNTPYTLGFTPYEIMFGRPPPVIPSLQAELIAEFKDQERFLSLSGLQRAHEDIWLRFRAIYEAGPTPTPHQYRPGDWVYVKRHHQETLEPRWKGPYIVVLTTPTALKVDGIATWVHHTNVRPEDPSSIQKDFVT